A DNA window from Undibacterium sp. YM2 contains the following coding sequences:
- a CDS encoding branched-chain amino acid ABC transporter permease, with product MEFTLITLLNGVSYGLLLFMLSSGLTLIFSMMGVLNFAHASFYMLGAYFAYTISIKIGFWPALFLAPLLVGLLGAMVERYGLRSVHKYGHIPELLFTFGLSYVIVELVQLIWGRSTVPYPIPASLDGPLFTLYTTTFPIYRGFMMLVALVMLASIYLLLTRTRIGLVIQAALTHPDTVEALGHNVPRVFMLVFGGGCALAGLAGVVGGNAFVTEPGMAATLGSIIFVVVVVGGMGSLAGAFVASLLIGVLQTFAVALDYSFVSVFAKLGMIISATAPGYALLSLTIAQVAPILPYLLLVLILIFRPRGLLGTREG from the coding sequence GTGGAATTCACACTGATCACTTTGCTGAACGGTGTCAGTTACGGATTGCTGTTGTTCATGCTTTCATCCGGACTGACGCTGATCTTCAGTATGATGGGCGTACTCAACTTCGCCCACGCCAGTTTTTACATGTTGGGCGCCTACTTTGCCTATACCATCAGTATCAAAATCGGCTTTTGGCCAGCTTTGTTTTTGGCTCCGTTATTGGTTGGTTTGCTAGGTGCAATGGTGGAGCGATATGGCCTGCGTTCCGTGCATAAATACGGGCACATCCCCGAATTACTATTTACCTTCGGGCTGTCTTATGTGATTGTCGAACTGGTGCAACTGATTTGGGGCAGATCTACTGTTCCTTATCCCATCCCTGCGTCTCTGGATGGCCCCTTGTTTACCCTTTACACGACGACATTCCCCATCTATCGCGGTTTCATGATGCTGGTTGCGCTGGTAATGCTGGCTTCGATTTACCTGTTGCTGACACGTACCCGCATAGGTCTGGTGATACAGGCTGCTCTCACTCATCCTGATACTGTGGAAGCGCTGGGACATAATGTCCCGCGCGTTTTCATGCTGGTATTTGGCGGCGGTTGCGCATTGGCCGGGCTTGCCGGCGTTGTGGGCGGTAATGCCTTTGTCACCGAGCCAGGTATGGCAGCGACTTTGGGAAGCATAATTTTCGTCGTCGTCGTGGTTGGCGGTATGGGGTCGCTGGCAGGTGCTTTTGTGGCGTCGCTGCTGATAGGGGTATTGCAGACATTTGCCGTAGCGCTGGATTACTCTTTCGTCTCCGTGTTCGCAAAACTGGGAATGATCATCAGTGCCACAGCGCCTGGCTATGCCTTGCTGAGTCTGACGATTGCACAGGTAGCACCTATCTTGCCTTATCTCTTGTTGGTACTCATCCTGATTTTCAGGCCCAGAGGTTTACTCGGCACTCGTGAAGGATAA